The following are encoded together in the Vanrija pseudolonga chromosome 7, complete sequence genome:
- the hst2 gene encoding NAD-dependent protein deacetylase hst2 has protein sequence MGLPDLLSKDKAKADKLPPLLHAAELIKSGKAKKVAVLAGAGISTSAGIPDFRSPGTGLYDNLQALDLPYPEAVFDVNYFEVRPEPFWTLAKDLYPGKYYPTPTHYFLALLHARGVLQRVWTQNIDTLETAAGVPEDLVLEAHGSFRNAHCLRCSRPSSTEHVVSSGVRHGHVVRCSHNSCNGLVKPDIVFFGEGLPDDFFRLQRELRDCDLLIVLGTSLQVMPFAGLVNAVGSDVPRVLINREAVGAFARLKHNKSKGRDHLYQGDTDEAARIIARELGWEEELDKLIEDGRKELEKTWKEREGLAKAKGEKGAKGTAGKKEEAKKAAETKAEDKVSPAAKKDDVQPAGKDKKDAKPDADKDVDALADAVAKVEVSPKPKV, from the exons atggGCCTCCCCGACCTCCTCagcaaggacaaggccaaggctgacAAGCTCCCGCCGCTACTGCATGCGGCCGAGCTGATCAAGAGCGGCAAGG CCAAGAAGGttgccgtgctcgccggcgcgggcatCTCGACGTCCGCCGGCATCCCCGACTTCCGCTCGCCCGGCACGGGGCTGTACGATAACCTCCAGGCTCTGGACCTGCCGTACCCCGAGGCCGTGTTCGACGTCAACTACTTTGAGGTCCGGCCAGAG CCATTCTGGACGCTGGCCAAGGACCTCTACCCGGGCAAGTACTAC cccacaCCGACACACTACTTCCTGGCGCTGTTACACGCCCGCGGCGTCCTCCAGCGCGTGTGGACTCAGAACATTGACACGCTCGAgacggccgccggcgtgcccgagGACTTGGTGCTGGAGGCCCACGGGTCCTTCAGGAATGCACACTGCCTGCGCTGCAGCCGTCCCTCGAGCACCGAACACGTTGTGTCGTCTGGCGTGCGGCACGGGCACGTGGTGCGCTGCTCGCACAACTCGTGCAACGGGCTCGTGAAGCCTGACATTGTCTTCTTTGGCGAGGGGCTCCCCGACGACTTCTTCCGGCTGCAGAGG GAACTACGCGACTGCGACCTTCTCATCGTCCTGGGCACGTCCCTCCAGGTGATGCCGTTCGCGGGGCTCGTCAACGCCGTGGGCAGCGACGTCCCCCGCGTGCTGATCAACCGCGAGGCTGTTGGCGCCTTCGCGCGCCTGAAGCACAACAAGAGCAAGGGACGGGACCACCTGTACCAGGGCGACACGGACGAGGCAGCGCGTATCATTGCTCGCGAGCTTggctgggaggaggagcttgacAAGCTGATTGAGGATGGCCGgaaggagctcgagaagaCGTGGAAGGAACGCGAAGGAttggccaaggccaagggggAGAAGGGTGCCAAGGGTACTGCtggcaagaaggaggaggccaagaaggcaGCAGAGACCAAGGCGGAGGACAAGGTATCACCAGCAGCCAAGAAGGACGATGTCCAGCCCGCtggcaaggacaagaaggacgcgAAGCCGGACGCCGACAAGGATgtggacgcgctcgccgacgcggtggcCAAGGTCGAAGTAtcccccaagcccaaggtaTGA
- the AVL9 gene encoding Late secretory pathway protein AVL9 codes for MADSDKDKEALLATTATEHDDDGLDAHPPPPTEPEPSPEQEPTPVPSPPHAAGAAAREAPPSPSPSRSALPLPLAPAPAAESDDGDEPTETLLDSPRERPISTTSSGISYEEVGFDDAASTWTEAAPGIPGSPARSVGSIYSSNSHQTIYATLAAGGGATPTGGLSRVVTGTGVREHEIPLVLGVAVVDFNHLIGPTVEYAYPPSLQEALNADEQLSRLLPFLALPDGAHLSEEDYSFFHCRYNPPSDKTVATEVPANRTLFGISCNRQISAADLVRKSSDVTRSMVQKAVVVIASQPVFGPVRDRLGVVTRAFFAQRDFGSTQILDDFYLSLEASLDGKFSEHAIYMGTSLRELVHKFRHRTLVLLKMLLLQKRIMLFGYPVEMLCTYQYSLVSLVPGLLMSLRDSGDPALDYRKQRDRPTSLRTSDRASLLRYMGLPLHLFGHDSFFQPYLPLQQMDMLQSSSWLVGTTNQIVTQQRDCRYDLLVNIEHTTFEFADPKIERLVALTAADRKWMDDIVHTVEDTWNVAEGERSDFRGSDDDLRNRFEDYICAFLASIKYSEFMAQSMPKSLDGTAAVGVTDEPNPLTSFSEAYAAAFRKTPACDLWESTTDPVIFDLCEPRHPCDGKVSTVSDIGIRLTEGLHGLRIEESLAPTREALSSAFATGSATLFKAFDGVRSEVSARLEAERVRRAARDNTPPSDGTITPTGQTPPATVQPANASAPATDNVRQTIGSIGSSVGSFFGSRMSGWNRSTPPTPARRNSGMRPLSLSPGAPRTQAAATATAALLANKK; via the exons ATGGCAGACagcgacaaggacaaggaggcgctcctcgcgaccaccgccaccgaacacgacgacgacgggctcgacgcgcacccaccacctcccaccgagcccgagccctcACCTGAGCAGGAGCCGACGCCGGTGCCCTCCCCTCCTCACGCAGCaggagcggcagcgcgcgaggccccgccgtcgccatcgccctcgcgctccgcgctcccgctcccactggcgccggcgccagcggccgagtcggacgacggcgacgagccgaccgagacgctgctcgactcgccgaGGGAGCGCCCCATCTCCACCACGTCCTCGGGCATCTCGTACGAGGAGGTCGGgttcgacgacgccgccagcacgtggaccgaggcggcgcccgGCATCccgggctcgccggcgcgctcggtcGGCTCGATCTACTCGTCCAACTCGCACCAGACCATCTATGCGACCCTcgccgcaggcggcggcgcgacgccgactggCGGGCTCAGCCGCGTCGTGACTGGCACTggcgtgcgcgagcacgagatcccgctcgtgctcggcgtcgcggtcgtcgacttTAACCATCTT ATTGGCCCGACAGTCGAGTACGCGTACCCCCCGTCGCTGCAAGAGGCGTTgaacgccgacgagcagctctCGCGGCTGCTGCCATTCCTCGCCCTGCCTGATGGCGCGCACTTG AGTGAAGAGGACTACTCGTTCTTC CACTGCAGGTACAACCCACCATCAGACAAGACAGTGGCGACGGAAGTGCCCGCCAACAGAACGCTGTTTGGAATCTC GTGCAACCGACAGATCTCCGCCGCCGATCTGGTTCGCAAGTCGTCGGACGTCACGCGGAGTATGGTCCAGAAAGCCGTCGTGGTGATCGCCTCTCAGCCCGTCTTTGGACCTGTGCGCGACCGGCTAGGCGTCGTCACCAGAGCATTCTTTGCCCAGCGCGACTTTGGCAGCACCCAGATCCTGGACGACTTCTACCTCAGCCTCGAGGCGAGCTTGGACGGCAAGTTCAGCGAGCATGCCATCTACATGG GCACATCGCTCCGTGAGCTCGTGCACAAGTTCCGGCACAGGACGTTGGTGCTGCTCAAGATGCTGTTGCTGCAGAAGCGTATCATGTTGTTTGGGTACCCTGTGGAGATGCTCTGCACTTATCAGTACTCGCTTGTCTCCCTCGTCCCAG GCCTTCTCATGTCACTACGAGACTCGGGCGACCCGGCTCTCGACTACCGTAAACAACGTGATCGCCCCACTTCGTTGCGCACGAGCGACCGGGCAAGTCTGCTCCGGTACATGGGACTGC CACTGCACCTCTTCGGACACGACTCCTTCTTCCAGCCATACCTCCCCCTGCAGCAAATGGACATGCTAcagtcgagctcgtggctCGTGGGCACGACCAACCAGATCGTCACGCAGCAGCGGGACTGCCGCTACGACTTGCTTGTCAACATTGAGCACACGACGTTCGAGTTCGCCGACCCCAAGATTGAGCGACTGGTCGCTCTGACAGCCGCCGACCGCAAGTGGATGGACGACATTGTTCACACGGTGGAGGACACTTGGAATGTGGCTGAGGGAGAGCGGTCAGA CTTCCGCGGCAGCGACGATGACTTGCGGAACCGGTTCGAGGACTACATCTGCGCCTTCTTGGCATCGATCAAGTACTCTGAATTTATGGCCCAGTCCATGCCCAAATCTCTGGACGGCACGGCCGCCGTTGGAGTCACGGACGAGCCCAACCCGCTCACAAGCTTCTCCGAGGCGTACGCAGCGGCGTTCAGAAAGACACCAGCCTGTGACTTGTGGGAGTCGACAACCGACCCCGTCATCTTTGACCTGTGCGAGCCAAGACACCCTTGTGACGGCAAGGTCAGCACTGTGTCAGACATTGGCATCCGCCTCACTGAGGGTCTGCACGGTCTGCGTATCGAGGAGTCACTCGCGCCTACGCGTGaggccttgtcgagcgcgtttgcgacgggctcggcaaCGCTCTTCAAAGCTTTCGACGGCGTGCGAAGCGAGGTGTCGGCGCGtctcgaggcggagcgcgtccGCCGTGCTGCCCGGGACAACACGCCGCCATCCGACGGCACGATCACACCGACGGGCCAGACGCCTCCGGCCACTGTGCAGCCCGCcaacgccagcgcgccggcgacggacAATGTGCGCCAGACGATTGGCAGCATTGGCTCGAGTGTCGGGTCATTCTTCGGCTCGAGGATGTCGGGCTGGAaccgctcgacgccgccgacgccggctcgtcgcAACTCGGGTATGAGACCTCTGTCGCTGAGCCCTGGTGCGCCACGgacgcaggcggcggcgactgcgaCGGCTGCTCTTCTTGCCAACAAGAAGTAG
- the ALP1 gene encoding Basic amino-acid permease — MQGLGEMAAYMPLAGGHVLYASRFVDKSLGFAVGWAYALIWVLACPAELSAVAVLVNYWIPDKTVSNAVWILIALGFILALNLFPVAVFGEAEFIFTSIKIVTIIGLIVLGIAINCGAGPNGHYIGFEYWRNPGTFGIDYLGIKGAGGKWLGFWAVFAQAGFSYIGTEIVALTAAESANPTKALPLAIKQIYLRICVFYILGTFILGLNCPSNDPRLGSASDASASPFVIAIMRVGYTTLPHVINAAILLSAWSAANADIYVASRTIYSLAKQGGLPKVFLRSSRRGMPYVAVCTAATAGLLALMTVDYNAHKVFNWFASLVGTSGLIVFTTISITYLRFRSILEINHVDRSTLPFRSNYARFGAWVVIATIPVIAVFSGWTAFFRPHDFDVAALLTYYLPVVLFPVAYGLRKVYSKSRIMPLDEVDIYTGSRLKDELLVYSPGEQKWWQNISVFFT; from the exons ATGCAGGGCCTCGGTGAGATGGCGGCCTACATGCCTTTGGCAGGTGGTCACGTCCTCTATGCCTCTCGGTTCGTCGACAAGTCGCTCGGCTTCGCGGTTGGATGGGCATATGCGCTCATCTGGGTGCTGGCGTGTCCCGCTGA GCTCTCGGCTGTGGCAGTGCTCGTCAACTACTGGATCCCAGACAAGACGGTCAGCAACGCCGTATGGATCCTCATCGCGCTCGGAttcatcctcgccctcaacCTCTTCCCAGTGGCGGTCTTTGGCGAGGCAGAGTTCATCTT CACCAGCATCAAGATCGTCACCATCATCGGCCTCATTG TCCTCGGAATCGCCATCAACTGCGGAGCCGGCCCCAACGGCCACTACATAGGTTTCGAGTACTGGCGCAACCCGGGAACCTTCGGCATCGACTACCTTGGTATAAAGGGCGCGGGAGGCAAGTGGCTCGGCTTCTGGGCCGTGTTCGCCCAGGCAGGGTTCAGCTACATCGGCACGGAGATTGTCGCCTTGACTG ccgccgagtcggcaaACCCCACCAAGgcgctccccctcgccaTCAAGCAGATCTACCTCCGAATCTGCGTCTTCTACATCCTTGGCACGTTCATCCTCGGCCTGAACTGTCCCTCCAATGACCCCCGCCTCGGCTCAGCATCCGAtgccagcgcctcgccgttTGTCATCGCCATCATGAGGGTCGGGTACACGACCCTCCCGCATGTTATCAACGCCGCGATTCTCCTCTCAGCCTGGTCTGCTGCCAACGCCGACATCTACGTCGCCTCGCGTACCATCTACTCGCTTGCCAAGCAGGGCGGCCTGCCCAAGGTCTTCCTCaggtcctcgcgccgcggtaTGCCCTATGTGGCTGtctgcaccgccgccacggccggcctcctcgccctcatgACCGTCGACTATAACGCTCACAAGGTTTTCAATTGGTTTGCTAGTCTG GTCGGTACCTCCGGTCTGATCGTCTTCACAACCATCTCCATCACATACCTCCGCTTCAGGAGCATCCTGGAGATCAATCACGTCGACCGCTCGACCCTTCCCTTCCGCTCAAACTATGCTCGGTTTGGCGCCTGGGTCGTCATTGCCACCATCCCAG TCATCGCCGTGTTTTCTGGTTGGACAGCCTTCTTCCGCCCTCACGACTttgacgtcgccgccctgtTGACAT ACTACCTCCCCGTCGTGCTTTTCCCCGTTGCGTATGGCCTTCGCAAGGTCTACTCCAAGTCTCGAATCATGCCCCTTGACGAAGTTGATA ttTACACCGGATCCAGGCTCAAGGATGAGCTTCTTGTGTACAGTCCCGGCGAGCAGAAGTGGTGGCAGAATATTAGCGTGTTCTTCACCTGA
- the foxi1e gene encoding Forkhead box protein I1-ema, translating to MVDIRTTSRKGAADPRTPGTDIGITTALTSNYRSSQTSTRQPSPRKGASASRVLPSPQSLSPRKHSSLSPQDHPQPRLPPSFEPTPATALAPAIPSRYGGVYTPHSPYRPGEYQRSECAPSERTRIVRKLFDDDEALVPTIKEELNGSSPLAPAFEAKMVLRNGASVDLISWLRTNFHHQPPPHTPVTSFMSLAHVERLLKERFPRVPDLAELHRAVLAAFPHSEWESDNVNAQEPPMMRGLTWHGRDVAEEDDYDATPGRSRGSALARERGRAPHRIETDVFGSASYSAGQSATNGAGTSRSPTNSSLMSPVSSSTRRALPDTPARSVLDDFAEIVTRTPVAKPRALDIEPFPLGHAAANGAQPSRPYQHAATRKRHASQSPDRGQRRRASTPDALQELLNAAEAVEGSPLNSVLSKQERGHKRRRTIAGSTTHDFMYNRPVPIGIDQRRSQSVRGTVSPQIGGLSILSARESMQRSPPSGDEEPVSPLVSEESAASQLAALGSGSWPTRRGPASSTASQLSVISESVQLAGPSVGPPQPKTTGRKVNELPTSSQGQFPGVDCKPPYPYHEMIRHAIDAAPDRKLQLAQIYSSIADRFPFFKTLDEKKTAGWQNSIRHNLSLKKMFVRVNKADGQPDDSGGKGGWWTVQAGVPDEGRPGRKAKAKRLKDGPPVLDDASNATSTASTPAPPTQPPPLYPQTQPHPIAESQ from the exons ATGGTCGACATTCGAACCACTAGCCGA AAGGGAGCAGCAGACCCGCGCACACCCGGAACAGACATTGGCATCacgacggccttgacgagcAACTATAGGTCGAGCCAG ACATCGACCCGCCAGCCCTCACCCAGAAAAGGAGCATCAGCATCCAGAGTGCTACCATCTCCACAGTCCTTGTCACCGCGTAAACACTCGTCCCTCTCTCCTCAAGACCACCCCCAACCCCGTCTCCCACCCTCGTTTGAACCCACCCCGGCAACTGCCCTCGCACCAGCCATTCCCTCTCGCTACGGCGGCGTCTACACCCCCCACTCGCCTTACCGCCCAGGAGAGTACCAGCGCTCAGAGTGCGCTCCGTCTGAACGTACGCGCATCGTCCGCAAGctctttgacgacgacgaggctcTCGTCCCCACGATCAAGGAAGAATTAAACGGCAGCAGCCCTTTAGCACCCGCCTTTGAAGCAAAGATGGTGCTACGAAATGGTGCTTCCGTGGACCTCATCTCATG GTTGAGGACAAACTTCCACCACCAacccccaccacacaccccGGTGACATCCTTCATGTCACTAGCCCACGTCGAACGCCTGTTAAAAGAACGCTTCCCCCGCgtccccgacctcgccgagttGCATCgtgccgtccttgccgcTTTCCCCCACTCGGAGTGGGAGTCGGACAATGTCAATGCCCAGGAGCCTCCTATGATGCGCGGCCTCACATGGCACGGCCGCGATGTTGCAGAGGAGGATGACTACGATGCGACGCCCGGCAGGTCGCGCGGAagcgcgctcgctcgggAGCGCGGACGTGCGCCGCACCGTATCGAAACGGATGTGTTCGGCTCGGCTTCGTACTCTGCAGGCCAGTCTGCCACGAACGGTGCTGGCACCAGCCGCAGCCCAACAAACTCGTCTCTTATGAGCCCCGTATCGAGCAGCACCCGGCGTGCGCTCCCCGACACGCCTGCGAGAAGTGTCCTTGACGACTTTGCCGAGATTGTCACTCGGACACCTGTCGCCAAGCCCCGTGCGCTCGACATTGAGCCATTCCCACTAGgccacgccgctgccaacgGCGCTCAGCCCTCCCGCCCATATCAGCATGCGGCGACCCGCAAGCGCCATGCGTCCCAGTCACCAGACCGTGGCCAACGTCGCCGGGCATCAACTCCCGACGCCCTCCAAGAGCtgctcaacgccgccgaggccgtcgagggcagCCCTCTCAACTCTGTGTTATCCAAACAGGAGCGAGGCCACAAGCGCCGCCGTACTATTGCTGGTTCCACCACCCACGACTTCATGTACAACAGACCAGTGCCTATCGGTATCGACCAGCGACGATCGCAATCAGTACGAGGAACGGTTTCGCCTCAGATTGGCGGCCTGTCCATACTCTCTGCCCGCGAGAGCATGCAGCGCAGCCCGCCGTCCGGCGATGAGGAGCCCGTCTCACCGCTCGTATCTGAAGAGTCGGCTGCTTCGCAGCTCGCTGCCTTGGGTAGCGGGTCGTGGCCCACACGTCGTGGcccggccagctcgacggcgtcccAACTCTCGGTCATCTCCGAGTCGGTCCAGTTGGCCGGTCCCTCGGTTGGCCCACCGCAGCCCAAGACCACTGGTCGCAAGGTCAACGAACTCCCAACGTCGTCCCAAGGTCAATTCCCCGGCGTCGACTGCAAGCCACCTTACCCATATCATGAAATGATCCGTCACGCTattgacgccgcgccggacAGGAAACTGCAGCTGGCACAGATCTACTCGAGCATCGCCGACCGCTTCCCCTTCttcaagacgctcgacgagaagaagacggcTGGTTGGCAAAACTCTATCAGGCACAATCTCTCCCTCAA GAAAATGTTTGTTCGTGTCAACAAGGCAGACGGGCAACCCGACGACTCtggcggcaagggtggcTGGTGGACCGTGCAGGCTGGTGTGCCCGACGAGGGACGACCTGGacgcaaggccaaggccaagcgtCTCAAGGATGGTCCTCCTGTGCTCGACGATGCCAGTAATGCGAcgagcaccgccagcacgccTGCGCCCCCGACCCAGCCGCCCCCTTTGTATCCGCAGACGCAGCCGCACCCGATTGCCGAGTCGCAATAG
- the aroP gene encoding Aromatic amino acid transport protein AroP: METSKAGSFLPDIDYSYPPVHVAKSPEPDIVVRSPTNSSSKRNSSSRGWRRDSALDDDHLRRGLKPRHISFIALGGVLGTGLFLG, translated from the exons aTGGAGACCAGCAAAGCAGGCTCGTTCCTCCCTGATATCGACTACTCGTATCCACCGGTTCACGTTGCCAAGTCGCCTGAACCTGATATCGTGGTCCGTTCACCGACAAACTCTTCCAGCAAGCGCAacagcagctcgcgcggtTGGCGCCGTGACAGCGCCCTTGACGATGATCACCTCAGGCGTGGCCTCAAGCCACGGCACATCTCG TTTATCGCATTGGGCGGCGTCCTCGGTACTGGACTCTTCCTTGGTTAG